CAACTATATGTTGAGACAGAAAAAAATAGCAGAAGTAAAAACAGACTTTCTTAATAATATGTCTCATGAGTTCAAAACGCCTTTAGCTACAATTTCGGTAGCTACGGACTCTTTAGCAAACGATAAAATAGCGAGTGATCCAATTAAAGTGAAATATTACTCTGGACTCATAAAGCAAGAAAATCTCCGAATGAAAAAACAGGTGGAGAATGTCCTCAATATGTCAAAGTTAGAGAGGAACGAAATGAAACTTTTCTTGCGAGAAACCAATTTGAGAGAGTTGATAAGAAACATTGCTAATTCTGTTAGGTTGATAGTAAACGAAAGAGGCGGAACGCTTACAGAAGATTTTAAGGCGGAGCGCTATAATCTAAAAGTAGATGAGTTCCATTTATCTAATACGCTTATCAATCTGTTGGATAACGCAAATAAATATTCGCCAGATAAGCCCGAAATTAAAATTGCTACCCGCAACGAGGGAAATTATTATGTGATAGAAATTTCGGATAAAGGTATGGGAATGGAGCCTCAAAATAAAACCAAAATATTTGAGAAGTTCTTTAGAGAAGAAACAGGGAATGTACATAATGTAAAAGGTCAAGGTTTGGGGCTTTCCTATGTTAAGAAAATAATAGAACTTCACAAAGGACAAATTAGTGTAGAAACCCAAAAAGGAAAAGGAAGTACCTTTATTGTAAAACTTCCAATGATTTAATTATAAAAAATTAAGCTATGAGCAACAGGATATTACTAGTAGAAGATGACCAAAGTTTCGGAGCGGTGCTTAAAGATTACCTAAGCATAAACAACTTTGAAGTTACCCTTGCTACAGACGGTGAGGAAGGTCTTAAAGAATATACAAATAACGATTTTGATATTTGTATATTTGATGTTATGATGCCTAAAAAAGACGGCTTCACATTAGCAGAAGATGTTAAGAAATTAGGGAAAAATATTCCAATTATCTTCCTAACAGCACGAAATTTAAGAGAGGACATCTTGAAGGGTTATCAGTTAGGAGCAGACGATTATATAACAAAACCTTTTGATACAGAGTTGTTACTTTATAAAATCAAGGCGATTTTATCCAGAAGTACTTCTTTGGAAGAAGAAGAGCAAGAGCAATTTAGCATTAGCAATATAGAGTTTGACTCTATGTTGAGACAGCTTAAAGTACACGATAAAGAATATAAACTTTCTCCAAAAGAGAACGAGCTTTTGAAGTTGCTTTGTCTCCACAGAAATGACTTTATGCCTAGAGATTTAGCACTTCGTAAAATATGGAAAAAAGAAAACTATTTTACCGCTAGAAGTATGGATGTATATATCGCTAAATTAAGAAAATTGCTTAAAGATGATGATGGTCTAGAAATCATCAATGTACACGGAGAAGGGTTTAGGCTTCTAGTTAAAAATTAAATTAAATAGCTGGTTCAAAATAATTGTGAATCAGCTTTTTTGTTAAAGCAAATAGAGTTCTGCGGGTGATAAATAAAGTAGTTAATCATCGCCTCATAAAACTCGCTCAGACATAAAAAGAGATTTATATCAATACAAAATTTCATTATCTTTGCGAAATGGAATACAATACCCAAAAGACAAACTTACAATTACCCGAATATGGGAGAATTATACAAGAACTTGTAGAATATTGCAAGACACTCCCTTCCAAGGAAGAAAGAAATAAAGTTGCCAAAGCTATTGTTGATTTTATGGGGCAGAGAAATCCGCAACTTCGAGACGAGGAAAACTACGCACACAAGCTTTGGGATCATTTGTATATTATTTCAGGTTACGATTTAGATGTAGATGCACCATATCCTTTTCCTACGCCAGAGGAAATCAATCAGAAACCTAAAAAGATGGATTACCCTAAGCTACAAGGAGACTATAAATTCTATGGTAAAAGCATTTTGCAACTTATAGAAAGAGCTTTAGAACTAGAAGATGGTGATGAGAAAGAGGCTCTTATAGAGGTAATTGCTAATAACATGAAAAAGTCTTACAATGTTTATAATAAAGAACATGTACAAGACGATGTTATCTTCCGCCATTTAAAGGAACTTTCTGAAAATAGATTAGATTTAACAGGGATAGATTCTTTAGAAAAGAGTAAAATCTATTATAACTCTAATAAGAATAACCCTAAATATCAAAATAAACATCAGAATAATAACGGGAATAATAGAAGAAAATATAACTCTAACAATAAATACAAAAGAAAATCATAATGAGTGGTGCTTTTCAAATCAGAGGCGGTAAAAGACTTCATGGCGAAATTACGCCCCAAGGAGCTAAAAATGAAGCTCTACAAATATTATGTGCTGTTTTATTAACAGATCAAGAAGTAAGAATAAAAAATATACCTGATATACAAGATGTTAATAAGCTAATTGGTATATTGGGAGACCTAGGTGTTAAGGTAACCAAAAATGGAAAAGGGGACTATACCTTCAAGGCTGATAGTCTTAATTTAGATTATCTTAAATCCGAAGAATTTAAAAAAGAAGGAGCTAGACTTAGAGGCTCTATTATGCTTTTAGGTCCTATGTTGGCGAGGTTTGGGGAAGGTTATATGCCAACTCCAGGAGGAGACAAGATAGGAAGAAGAAGATTAGATACTCATTTTCAAGGATTTGTTGAGCTTGGCGCAGAGTTTCACTTTAATGATGTAGAGAGTTTTTATAGTTTAAAAGCAAAGTCTTTACAAGGAAAATTTATCCTTTTAGAAGAAGCATCAGTAACAGGTACGGCTAATATTATTATGGCGGCTGTATTAGCGAAAGGTAAAACTAGAATCTACAATGCCGCTTGTGAGCCTTATTTACAACAGCTTTGTAAAATGCTCAACCGAATGGGAGCTCAAATTTCGGGTATCGGCTCGAATTTATTAACCATAGAAGGTGTTTCATATTTACATGGTACAGAACACACTATGTTGCCGGATATGGTAGAAATAGGCTCTTGGATAGGGTTGGCAGCAATGACGAAGTCCGAAATCACCATTAAAGATGTTCATTGGAACCAGTTGGGGATTATTCCAAATACTTTTAGAAAATTGGGTATTCAGCTAGAGAAAAGCGGCGAAGATATTTATATCCCAGCACAAGAACATTACAAAATACAGAAGTTTATAGACGGCTCTATTTTAACCATTTCTGATGCACCTTGGCCAGGTTTTACACCAGATTTGCTGTCTATTATGTTGGTGGTAGCAACCCAAGCTAAAGGAAGTGTATTGATACATCAAAAAATGTTTGAATCTCGATTGTTCTTTGTGGACAAACTGATAGATATGGGAGCTCAGATTATCCTTTGCGACCCACACCGAGCTACGGTTATCGGTCTTAATCAAGAAACACCACTTAGAGGTACAGTGATGACTTCCCCTGATATTCGTGCAGGAAATGCACTTTTGGTAGCGGCACTTTCGGCGGAAGGTAAATCTATCATTCATAACATAGAGCAGATAGACCGAGGTTACGAAAATATAGATGGCAGACTTAAAGCCTTAGGAGCAGATATAGAGCGTATATAATAGTCAGAAAATACTTTTGTCATCTTGGCTAGAACACTTATATCTGTTGTAGGTCCTACGGGAATAGGTAAAACCGAATTGGCAATAAAAATAGCCCAGTTTTTCGGTACTGAAATTTTATCCTGCGACTCACGACAGTTTTTTAAAGAAATGCCCATTGGTACAGCCGCTCCTTCTAAGGAGGAGTTAGCTGTTGTGCCACATCATTTTATAGGGCATTTATCTATTACAGAAGATTATTCTATCGGTCGATACGAAAAGGAAGCCTTGGCTTTATTAGATAAGCTGTTTCAGCAATATAAAGTCGTGGTAATGGTAGGCGGTAGTGGTATGTACGAGAAGGCGGTAGTGGAAGGTCTTAATGATTTGCCAGAAGCTAACGAAGATTATATTAAAGAACTTGAACAAATCCTTAATAAAGAAGGGATAGAAGCCTTACAGAAACAGTTAGAAGTACAAGATGAGGTCTATTATCAGCAAGTGGATAAAGATAACCCTAGACGCTTGATAAGGGCTTTAGATATTATTAAACAAACAGGGAAACCTTATTCTGAAATTATAGCAGAAACCAAGCCTCAAAGAAACTTTAATACTATTAGGATTGTACTCACGGCACCCAGAGAAATTATCTATGAAAGAATCAACCAAAGGGTCGATAGAATGATGGAGAAGGGCTTGCTAGATGAGGTTAAAGGTTTACTTCAATATCAAGATAGAGTAGCTTTAAATACAGTGGGTTATACAGAGTTGTTTAATTACTTGAATGGCGATTGGGAATTAGATTTTGCCGTTTCCGAAATTAAGAAAAACTCTAGACGCTACGCAAAACGCCAAATGACTTGGAACCGAAAACTTCCTCATCTGATAGAACTTCCGTACCAATATTCTAACGAGGAATTAGTATCTTTGCTTAATAACTTAAATTTAAAATAAAATGGCTAGAACACCGTCTAATATGTTGGATTTAGGCACTAAAGCTCCTTTTTTTGAGCTTCCTAATCCTGCTAAAAATAACGAATTACAATCTTTAGAAAATTTAAAAGGAGAGAAAGGGACATTGGTAGTTTTTATGTGTAACCACTGCCCGTTTGTGATTCATATGATAGATAAATTGGCAGAACTTTATGAAGATTATAAAGCTAAAGGAATCGAGTTTATTGCAATTAATTCTAATGATATAGAGAACTATCCTGCGGATTCACCAGAGCTAATGATTGATTTTGCTGAAGAGCACGGCGTTAATTTCCCTTATTTATTTGACGAAAGTCAAGCTATTGCTAAAGCCTACGATGCAGCGTGTACTCCAGATTTTTATTTCTTTGATGAAAAATTAGACTTAGTATATAGAGGTCAGATGGACGACTCACGCCCAGGCAATCAGCACGAAGTAACTGGAGAGGATTTAATTCTTGCTTTTGAAAACCTTTTAGCAGAACAACCACAGGAAGAACTGCAAAAACCTAGTTTAGGTTGTAATATTAAATGGAAGTAAAATATTAGTTTAGAAAGCATCTGTAAAAGTGAAAAATCGAAGCAGAGTAATTGCGTTGGGATTGTTATTTCTAGTTGTGGGAGGATTTATTGTTTATAAATTAAATAAAGACTTTTTGCTTTTGTGGAATAGTAATTCAATAAAAGTAACTACTGACAGTCCATTAACAAAGGATAAGGTGAAAATTGAATTTGGTAATGGTGTTAATTCAATTAATCGTACAACAGATGCTGAACTTTTCAGTAGGAGAGAGAAATACACTGTTTTGTATGATGGTAAGATTAAAGATAAAATGATGAATGAATATGGAGAGAATGATTTTTTAATAACCTATGATAACAAGTATTATTTCTCTTTCCGACAGTTTAAACTTAATAGAAGACACCAACACGACTATAAGTTCCATTTTTACCCTAAAGGCGATAAAATATACATTGCTGTTGATATAAAAGGGCAAGATGCAATGCAATTTGAGAGACCTATGATTGATATTAAATTAGAGGATAAATATATATGTAATACTCCAATTGATAGTGCTGGAGGTATTTATAATATGACTGAGCTAGAAAAAGAGTAGATATTAAGTGCTAGTTTCAAGGTGATTTTTATTTTTTAATACTCTCATAATTACAAAGCAAAAACCCGATTCAAAAACTTTGAATCGGGTTTTTTAACAAATTAAAACTTTATAAAAAAGTTATTTTTCTTATTAAGCGTTAGGCTCTACAGATACAAAAGATCTGTTGTTAGCTTTTTTCTTAAATACCACTGTACCATCTACTAATGCAAACAAAGTGTGGTCTTTACCAATCCCTACATTTTCTCCAGGGTGGTGTTGTGTACCTCTTTGTCTTACAATAATATTTCCAGCGATAGCTTCTTGCCCTCCGAAAATCTTCACACCTAATCTTTTAGAGTGAGATTCTCTACCGTTTTTGGAACTACCAACTCCTTTCTTGTGTGCCATTTTGTTTTAAAGTTTTTTAGGTTGAAAAAATACTTAGGCTTTTCCGCCTTTTAGTTGTCCTTTAAGAGCTTCTAACTCTTCAAACTTTCCATCAGCAGCTAGTTGTGCTTGTTGAGGCCAAGTTGTAGGATCCATAGCTGCATATACAGCACCGTTAGGATCTAAGATGGCTTCTAGCTCCTCTTTAGTTTTCTTTGCTAAATCAGCAAAAGAAGTAATACCTGCTCCTGCGAAAAGCTCCGCTACTTTAGGACCAATACCCTCAATTAGAGTAAGGTCATCTCCTTTTTTAGAAGATTTTTTTGCAGTAGCTTTGGTTTCTGTTTTTGCAGAAGATTTTTTAGCACCATCAAAACCTGTTATAGAAACAATTTTGATTTGAGTAAGAGATTGTCTATGCCCGTTTTTCTTAGCATAACCTTTTCTTCTTTTCTTTTTGAAAACGATAACTTTATCAGCTTTCAAATGCTCAATAATTTCCGCTTCTACAGCGATACCACTTACAGCTGGGGCGCCTACTACTGTTGCTCCGTTTACGGTAAGAAGTACTTTATCAAAAGTTACTTTGTCTCCTTTCTCACCAGAAAGACGGTTTACAAACAATTTTTGGTCTTGCTCAACTTTGTATTGAAGCCCTGCTATCTCTACGATTGCAAACATTGTTATAAATATTTATTAGTTAGTTAAGGGTGCAAAATTAAGTATTTTTTTTGAAATATAGATGTTTAACTCAAAAAAAGTGAGAGTTAACTTTAAAATAAGTTTGCAATATAAATATTAAATCTACTGATAGGATAAAAAAATGAGTGTGAGAAGATAATGATATTGCTAAATAATTATAAATTTGTGTCGGAGAAAATAAAAAAAAGTTATGTCTAAACTGGCGAAAATTTTAAAGGGTTTGCTGGCTTTGCTAGTTCTAAACTCGTGTGCGTCTATGATGTTGAATGACAAAAGTATTCAGCCGAGTGAAATTAGTAATCTAGGAAATTTTGAAACTATTTCAATGATTAGGTTGATTAAGAAAGGTAACCAATCTGAGCCGAGCGATTCGTTGTCAAACTTGTCTTCAAAAATTATGGATTCGATTATTTGGAGTTCAAGTAGCCCCAAAATTACAACTAAGTTTAATCTAACTGATGAAAAATTAAAGAAGAGAGTTGAGGATGATATTCTAAAAACAATGCTTCATATTAGAGATACCCGAAAGTTAGACCATATCAAGACGACCCCAGCTATGGATTCTATTGTGAAAGCACAAAATCAAAGATTTGCGTTATGTGTGGTTAATACAGGCTTTGATAGAAGGAAAGGTAATTATGGTAACCAAATTGCGAAAGGGGTAGGGATAGGTATTTTAACTATGGGAATGTACACACCCGTTCCTATAAAAGCTAATACTGCCGTATATGCAATGATATTTGATGCGGAAAAAAGTACAGTTGTATTCTATAATACGATACCTTTTGTTGAAAAATCGCCAACGGATAAAAAGAATTTGGGTCAACTATACAGCAAACTTTTTGAAGGTTTCTTCTACAAAAAAGAATAAAAAGTATTATTCTTATATAAAGAAAAGGTGTTTTTAGAATTTTCTAAAACACCTTTTTGTTTTTTATGCTATTAGATAATATTAACCTCTCGTTCTAGAGTAATCCCAAAGGTGTTTTTTACAGAAGAGATGATTTCAGATGAAAAATGATAGATTTCTTCACCTGTAGCATTTCCTGTGGCGTTGATGATGACAAGTGCTTGCAAATGATGGGTCGCTACATTGCCTACTTGTTTGCCTTTCCAACCTGTTTGTTCTATTAGCCAACCTGCAGGAACTTTGGTGTGGCTACCTTGTGGATAACCGGGAAGGTTAGGAAATTGTTTTTGTAAATTTTGATAATCCTCTGTGCTGATACTCGGGTTTTTGAAAAAACTACCTGCATTACCTATCTCTTTAGGGTTAGGAAGTTTAGATGTCCTGATGTTTATGACTGCCTGTGCCACTTCTTGTATGTTAGGCTGGGTAACATTTAGACTAGAAAGCTTTTGTTGTATAGCGCCGTAGTCTGTTCTAATGATGTGGTTTCTTTTTGTTAGTCTAAAGCTGACTTCTAGTATAACATACTTCCCCTTGCCCTCTCGTTTAAAAAAGGAATCTCTATATCCAAAATTGCATTTCTCCTTATTAAAGGTTTCTACCTCTAGGGTTTCTAGGTTGAGAACTTGGCAAGACTCAAAATGGTCTTTAATTTCCACGCCGTATGCCCCTATGTTTTGGATAGGGCAAGTGCCTACATTACCTGGTATTAGAGAGAGGTTCTCCAGCCCACCATAGTTTTTCTCTAGGCTGTATTGTACAAACTGATGCCAATTTTCTCCTGCTTGTGCTGTGAGTAATACTTCATTATCGTTTAGGTGTTGTTCTTTGATACCTTTTAGGTTGAGTAAGATGGTAAGTCCATTAAAATCCTTTGTTAATAAGATATTACTCCCACCACCTAAGAATAATATAGGTAAACCTTTAATCTCATCTAGCTTTAGGACAGAGGTTAGCTCCTCCAAACTACCGACTTCTGCAAAGTATTTAGAAAATGCTTCTACCCCAAAGGTGTTATGGTTTTTAAGAGAATAATTGGTCTTAAGTTGCATAATTAAAAGTTTACAATCCTTTCACAAAGATATTAAAACTACATTAAACCATCGGTTGTTTGTAGTAAACTTACTTTAAAAACGGATTGTATTGTTGTTCAAAACCGATGTTGGTACTCGGTCCGTGTCCGCTATAAACTTGGGTGTTTGGTGGTAAGGTGAGTAGTTTGGTTTTAATGCTTTCAATGAGTTGTTCGTAATTGCCTTTATATAAATCGGTTCTACCAATGCTACCTTGGAAAAGTACATCGCCAGAAATTACCCAGTTTTGCTCCTTGTGGTAGAAGCTAATGCTCCCAGGTGAATGCCCAGGCGTATGTAATATGTGTAGAGTATCAGCTCCTAGGTGGAGTGTTTCGTCTTCATCTAGGAAGATTACTTGTCCTACAAAGGGTAGCATATTAAATCCATACTGCCTTGCGGTAAGAGGGGCTCTATCTAGAAGTTCTTGGTCTAACTGGTGCATTAGCACAGGTACTTGGTAGGTGTCAAATGCCCACTGTAATCCTGCGATATGGTCTATATGAGCGTGGGTGAGCAGAATGTTTTTAACCGTTAAGTTCTGTGAGGTTATAAATTCGGATAACGCTAAAGTTTCGTTTGCGGTGAAATTACCTGGGTCTATAATGAAGGCTTGTCTATCTTCGTTATAAACTACATAGGTGTTTTCTGAAAAGGGATTGAAGGTAAATGTTTTGATATTAAGCATAATGAAATTTGTTTTTAGGGTTGAGTATTCATATTCATTTGGAATAGTTTAACCCCGTTATAGGATTTCATAATTTTGTTTTCGGTGTTGTAAATTTTCTTTTGGATATCCAAAAGCTTAGACTCTCTAGAGTTGAGTATAAATAATGAACTTTCTCCGTTTTTAAATTTAATCTCTTCTCCTTTTACCAGTTTGTTGTAATTGTCGTAATACTCTTTGTAGAGCTCTAGCTGTTTGGTATAGCCTTCAAAATCATTCTTATAAACTTCTAACTTGGTAAAGAGTTCTTGTTTTTTCATTTTCAAATCTTCCTCGTTTTGGAGTTTTTTTAGTTTGATGATTTCGTAGTCTGCTCTAGCCTCTCTCATAAAAATAGGGACTTCTAGCTTGAGACCGTATTGGAAATTATTATTAAATAGAGGGAATACCTCGGCAGGCTTGCTAGGTTTATTAAAGAGATTATAGCTGAAGTCTATCTTTGGGAGGAAGCTCTGCCACTTTAATTTTTTCTCTACATTTAGAAACTCATCTTTGTGTAGATAGTACTTTAGGGCTCTATGTTGCGAACTAAGGTTTTCCTCTATATAGTTTTTCATCATAGGGTAGTCTGCTACTTTTTCTGAACTAAATACCTCTAGAGGATATACAGACGGAGGTAATGTTACCGATTGGTTATCTTTCCAGAGAAAAAGCTCAAGCTGTTCCATAGTGTTTTTATAATCCAATGATGCCTGCTGATAACCTAGTAGAAATTCTTGATACAGAGTTTTGGCTTCGGTTACGCCTATGGACGCCATTTCGCCATAGTCATAAGATTTTTTTATCATTTCTAACCTTTCCTCGCTTATATTGAGTCTTTCTTTATAAACAGTAATGATTTGATATTGCTTTACCCACTCCCAATACATATTTTCGGCATCTACCAAAATCTCGTTGATGAGAGTGGTTTGTTCAGCTTCTGTCATTTTATACAGGGCTTCGGCTTGGTGCAAAACGGCTCTTCTTTTATCATAAACAAGCCCTTTGCCTAAAGGTATATTAACGCCTACATTGTATAGCTCGCCAGAGGTTGTGCTGTTGTCTAGTTTTTTTCCAGAGATATTGCTCACGCCACCTACTACATTCATTCCGTACCATAGTGGGATATCTACTTCAAGCCCTTTTTTATCATAATAGATGGTATTGTCAATATTTTTTTGTCCTAAAGCTCCCGACAATATAGGGTCAAAATTTCCTTTGGCTTTTAGGATTTCGTTTTTAGCTATTTCTTTACCATAGCGGTATCTTTTGATAACAGGGTGATGTGTAGACACGGCGGAGAGATATTCGCCTAATGAAAATGAGAGACTACCTCCTTGTGCAGACAAGCAATAGGAGAAAACCCAAAAAACAAGATATAGTGTTTTATTTTTTATTTTTTTCATCTTTTTGTTTGTTTGCGATGTAGTAATCAGGAGGGAAGCCGTTGATGTTACGCCATATCTCGTACCAGATAGGTACATCGTTTAGGAGGATAATACCTTTTGAACCTGCTCCCATTTTGATATTTGGTGGCCACTTTTTGTCGCCACTTTCTACCACTACCACTTTGAACATTCCGTTTTGGGAAATATTGTTTTCTACAGCGATTATTTTACCAGGGAAAGTCCCATAACTTGAATTGGGCCACCCAGAGAATACAATGGCAGGGAAGCCATCAAAGGTACAGCGGATTTTCTGCCCTTCCTGTAATAGCGGTAAATCTACTGGAGATACATAAAATTCTACGGCGTACTTTACCGATTTTGGAACAATAATACCTATGTTTTCGCCCTCTTTTATAATCTCGCCAATCCCTGTTTTGCTGAGCTGGGTAATTTGTCCGTCTTGAGTAGCAATAATGTAGTACTGCCCCTGTCTTACTTTATAGTTGGTAACTTGGGTTTGTAGTTTGGCTATTTCGCCATCACTTCCTGCTACCTGTCCCATACTTTGGAAACGCTCGCCTTCTAGTTTGCTTATTTTTTCGTTATAGTCTTGTATAGTCGCATTTTGCTCTACTTGTAGAGAAAGGATTTCTTGCTGAGCTTCGGCAAGTTTGTTTTCTATACTATTTTTCTTTGCTAGGGCATTTTGGTAAGATACATTTCTCCTTTGGAAATCTGTTAAAGAGACAAGCCCTTGTTTGTACATTTCTTCTTGTCTTCTGTACTGGTCTTCTGCTATTCTAAACTCATTGTTAGCGGCTTGAAGTTCAGCATTGGTTGCATTGATTTTAAAGTTGAGCTGTTGCAGTTTTATTCTGATTTGGTTCAGTTTGAGTTCTCTAGCAGCATTCATAGCATCTAGCTGCCCTCCAATGGTTTTTATTTTTGCAGAGTAGTAATCTCTTACATTGTCTTTCGCATTGATTTGGTCTTCTGCTCTTTGAACCAATAGAGGGTCCATATAGTCTTCCTTTATTTCGGAAATTCTAAGAAGGGTATCTCCTTTTTTTACTTGGTCACCGTTTTTTACATACCAGTGTATAATTTTCCCAGGTATTGGAGATTGTATGCTTTGGGGTCTTTGTTCTTGGTAAAGCCCACTTACATAGCCATTGGTATGGATATTCTGTGTCCATGGGAGTAATAGTAATAAAAGCAGAATGCCAAGCCCAATAAAAAACCATTTTTTGATGTTGGTTTTTTGGTGTATTCGGTAGATTTTATCGTGAGATTTGTAGTTCATCTTTGCGTTTTTATTTTATGACTTCTAGTTTCCCTTTATTCATAGATAAATGATGTTGGCTTGCTTTAATCAAATATTTATCTTGAGAGATGATAATATAGGTTCTGTGCTGAGCTGTTTTTTGGATATATTCTATCAGTTTAGGTTTAATGTTCTCGCCTAAGCCTTCTAATGGCTCTTTTAGAAGCACTAATTTTTTATCTCCAATTAAAGCTCTTAGAAGCATAATGATTTTTTTTGTACTGTAAGGGAGCTGATAATTAACATCATTAACTACACTAAGTAAGTCGTTTGAGAAGTAATGGCTGTCTATACCTATTTCTTTTGCCAATGCGACTACATCATCTAGTTTTATATTTTCATTGCCTACGGATATGTTTTCAAAAATAGTTCCTTTAAAAATACCTCGTTCGTCTATCATTAGCCCTAGTTTACTTCGGTAGATATTCATATCGATGTTTTCTATCCCTACACCATTGATGAAAATATTCCCTTGAGTAGGAATATAAAAACCTGCTATTAAGTTAAGGAGTAAGCTCTTACCAGAAGCGGTGTCTCCAGAAATTACGGTAATGGCATTAGCTGTAACATCAAAGCTTATATTTTCTAGTTTATTGGTTTTGCCATCAAAGGAATAGTTAACTCTATTGAAACTAATATCAACTCCAGCATTGCTGTTGTGGTAGATGTTGTGTTTACCACTGTTTTCCGTCTTTAATTCGGTAATTTTATCTAGCTTTGCTAGGGCTGTAATGGTGTCATAATAACTTTCTAAACTTTTTATTAGTTTTTCTACTGCGCTTAATAGTAGCAAAATAACAATTTCTACTGCCATAAATGCACCAATGTTCAGTTTTTGGTTGATGAGTAAATACACGCCAATAGACAACATTACTAGTGTAATGATAACCTTAAAAAATATAACTAATTTGTACTGGAATTTTAGAACATGAAAATGTTGTGTACGGTAGTCTAAATACGGCAATACCCTTTTATCAGTTTCTTCTAAATGAATATTTGAGTTAGAACTTACTTTAAATATTTTAATTGCTGATGATAAATCCTCCAGCCAAGCTGCTAGATGATATTTGCTATCGCTTTCTTTGAGGC
The genomic region above belongs to Riemerella anatipestifer and contains:
- a CDS encoding TolC family protein; this encodes MKKIKNKTLYLVFWVFSYCLSAQGGSLSFSLGEYLSAVSTHHPVIKRYRYGKEIAKNEILKAKGNFDPILSGALGQKNIDNTIYYDKKGLEVDIPLWYGMNVVGGVSNISGKKLDNSTTSGELYNVGVNIPLGKGLVYDKRRAVLHQAEALYKMTEAEQTTLINEILVDAENMYWEWVKQYQIITVYKERLNISEERLEMIKKSYDYGEMASIGVTEAKTLYQEFLLGYQQASLDYKNTMEQLELFLWKDNQSVTLPPSVYPLEVFSSEKVADYPMMKNYIEENLSSQHRALKYYLHKDEFLNVEKKLKWQSFLPKIDFSYNLFNKPSKPAEVFPLFNNNFQYGLKLEVPIFMREARADYEIIKLKKLQNEEDLKMKKQELFTKLEVYKNDFEGYTKQLELYKEYYDNYNKLVKGEEIKFKNGESSLFILNSRESKLLDIQKKIYNTENKIMKSYNGVKLFQMNMNTQP
- a CDS encoding HlyD family secretion protein, encoding MNYKSHDKIYRIHQKTNIKKWFFIGLGILLLLLLLPWTQNIHTNGYVSGLYQEQRPQSIQSPIPGKIIHWYVKNGDQVKKGDTLLRISEIKEDYMDPLLVQRAEDQINAKDNVRDYYSAKIKTIGGQLDAMNAARELKLNQIRIKLQQLNFKINATNAELQAANNEFRIAEDQYRRQEEMYKQGLVSLTDFQRRNVSYQNALAKKNSIENKLAEAQQEILSLQVEQNATIQDYNEKISKLEGERFQSMGQVAGSDGEIAKLQTQVTNYKVRQGQYYIIATQDGQITQLSKTGIGEIIKEGENIGIIVPKSVKYAVEFYVSPVDLPLLQEGQKIRCTFDGFPAIVFSGWPNSSYGTFPGKIIAVENNISQNGMFKVVVVESGDKKWPPNIKMGAGSKGIILLNDVPIWYEIWRNINGFPPDYYIANKQKDEKNKK
- a CDS encoding ATP-binding cassette domain-containing protein is translated as MNKKLNELLLNLIKLERKDIVNIYLYGILSGLVYLSIPLGIQAIISYAFGATMVTSIYLLIAFVVLGTWLTGYFQIKVMMIIEKIQQKIFVDYTFKIAKKLPDIDLYSVNNYHLPELINRFFDTQNLQKSFSKMLLSIPTSIIQIIFGVILLSLYHVWFLVFGIFLIIGIVVLFKLTMKQGIETSLKESDSKYHLAAWLEDLSSAIKIFKVSSNSNIHLEETDKRVLPYLDYRTQHFHVLKFQYKLVIFFKVIITLVMLSIGVYLLINQKLNIGAFMAVEIVILLLLSAVEKLIKSLESYYDTITALAKLDKITELKTENSGKHNIYHNSNAGVDISFNRVNYSFDGKTNKLENISFDVTANAITVISGDTASGKSLLLNLIAGFYIPTQGNIFINGVGIENIDMNIYRSKLGLMIDERGIFKGTIFENISVGNENIKLDDVVALAKEIGIDSHYFSNDLLSVVNDVNYQLPYSTKKIIMLLRALIGDKKLVLLKEPLEGLGENIKPKLIEYIQKTAQHRTYIIISQDKYLIKASQHHLSMNKGKLEVIK